In Carassius auratus strain Wakin chromosome 49, ASM336829v1, whole genome shotgun sequence, one DNA window encodes the following:
- the LOC113066048 gene encoding cytoplasmic protein NCK1-like isoform X1, producing the protein MTEEVIVIAKFDYMAQQDQELDIKKNERLWLLDDSKSWWHVRNATNKTGFVPSNYVERKNSARKASIVKNLKDTLGIGKVKRKTGMRETASNADSDLCPDNSERLYDLNLPALVKFSYTAEREDELSLVKGTRVIVMEKCSDGWWRGSYNGHSGWFPSNYVTEDADGSASNDSAGLSEKSAAVVHSVNGNRVLHTVQALYPFSSGNDEELNFEKGEVMDVVEKPENDPEWWKCRKADGQMGLVPKNYVTVLEESHNSASMVGPPTPDCDYIEPSSSGRFAGKQWYYGKVTRHQAEVALNQRGTEGDFLIRDSESSPNDFSISLKAQSKNKHFKVQMKDNLYCIGQRKFNSMEELVEHYKKAPIFTSDQGDKLYLVKALAAS; encoded by the exons ATGACGGAAGAGGTGATTGTCATCGCCAAGTTTGATTACATGGCCCAGCAGGACCAGGAGCTGGATATTAAGAAGAACGAGCGTCTCTGGCTCCTGGATGACTCCAAGTCCTGGTGGCATGTACGAAACGCTACCAACAAGACCGGTTTCGTGCCATCTAACTACGTCGAACGAAAGAACAGCGCAAGGAAAGCCTCAATCGTCAAGAACCTCAAAGACACTTTAG GGATCGGCAAGGTGAAACGGAAAACAGGCATGCGTGAAACAGCCTCCAACGCCGACTCTGACTTGTGTCCAGACAATAGTGAACGTCTGTATGACCTAAACCTTCCTGCGCTTGTCAAATTCAGCTACACGGCTGAGCGGGAAGATGAGTTGTCGTTGGTTAAGGGTACAAGGGTCATCGTTATGGAGAAGTGCAGTGATGGCTGGTGGAGGGGGAGCTACAATGGCCATTCGGGATGGTTCCCGTCCAACTACGTGACAGAGGATGCAGATGGATCGGCGAGCAACGACTCTGCCGGCTTGTCCGAGAAATCGGCTGCTGTTGTTCATAGTGTGAACGGCAACCGGGTGCTGCACACAGTACAGGCTCTCTACCCATTCAGCTCGGGCAACGATGAAGAGTTGAACTTTGAGAAGGGGGAGGTTATGGATGTTGTAGAGAAGCCAGAAAACGACCCAGAGTGGTGGAAGTGTCGCAAAGCCGATGGGCAGATGGGACTTGTGCCAAAGAACTACGTGACTGTTCTGGAGGAGTCGCACAACTCGGCCAGCATGGTCGGGCCGCCCACACCTGACTGTGACTACATTGAGCCTTCATCCAGTGGACGTTTTGCTGGCAAGCAGTGGTACTATGGGAAGGTGACGCGTCATCAGGCAGAGGTGGCACTCAACCAGAGGGGCACAGAGGGAGACTTTCTTATCCGGGACAGCGAGTCCTCA cCCAATGACTTTTCAATATCGCTGAAAGCTCAGTCCAAAAACAAGCATTTCAAAGTCCAAATGAAGGACAACCTGTACTGCATCGGACAACGCAAGTTTAACTCAATGGAGGAGTTGGTGGAACACTACAAAAAGGCACCCATCTTCACCAGCGATCAGGGTGACAAACTCTACCTGGTCAAGGCTCTGGCTGCCTCCTGA
- the LOC113066048 gene encoding cytoplasmic protein NCK1-like isoform X2, whose protein sequence is MDMANLFKHFFRIGKVKRKTGMRETASNADSDLCPDNSERLYDLNLPALVKFSYTAEREDELSLVKGTRVIVMEKCSDGWWRGSYNGHSGWFPSNYVTEDADGSASNDSAGLSEKSAAVVHSVNGNRVLHTVQALYPFSSGNDEELNFEKGEVMDVVEKPENDPEWWKCRKADGQMGLVPKNYVTVLEESHNSASMVGPPTPDCDYIEPSSSGRFAGKQWYYGKVTRHQAEVALNQRGTEGDFLIRDSESSPNDFSISLKAQSKNKHFKVQMKDNLYCIGQRKFNSMEELVEHYKKAPIFTSDQGDKLYLVKALAAS, encoded by the exons ATGGATATGGCTAACCTCTTCAAACACTTCTTCC GGATCGGCAAGGTGAAACGGAAAACAGGCATGCGTGAAACAGCCTCCAACGCCGACTCTGACTTGTGTCCAGACAATAGTGAACGTCTGTATGACCTAAACCTTCCTGCGCTTGTCAAATTCAGCTACACGGCTGAGCGGGAAGATGAGTTGTCGTTGGTTAAGGGTACAAGGGTCATCGTTATGGAGAAGTGCAGTGATGGCTGGTGGAGGGGGAGCTACAATGGCCATTCGGGATGGTTCCCGTCCAACTACGTGACAGAGGATGCAGATGGATCGGCGAGCAACGACTCTGCCGGCTTGTCCGAGAAATCGGCTGCTGTTGTTCATAGTGTGAACGGCAACCGGGTGCTGCACACAGTACAGGCTCTCTACCCATTCAGCTCGGGCAACGATGAAGAGTTGAACTTTGAGAAGGGGGAGGTTATGGATGTTGTAGAGAAGCCAGAAAACGACCCAGAGTGGTGGAAGTGTCGCAAAGCCGATGGGCAGATGGGACTTGTGCCAAAGAACTACGTGACTGTTCTGGAGGAGTCGCACAACTCGGCCAGCATGGTCGGGCCGCCCACACCTGACTGTGACTACATTGAGCCTTCATCCAGTGGACGTTTTGCTGGCAAGCAGTGGTACTATGGGAAGGTGACGCGTCATCAGGCAGAGGTGGCACTCAACCAGAGGGGCACAGAGGGAGACTTTCTTATCCGGGACAGCGAGTCCTCA cCCAATGACTTTTCAATATCGCTGAAAGCTCAGTCCAAAAACAAGCATTTCAAAGTCCAAATGAAGGACAACCTGTACTGCATCGGACAACGCAAGTTTAACTCAATGGAGGAGTTGGTGGAACACTACAAAAAGGCACCCATCTTCACCAGCGATCAGGGTGACAAACTCTACCTGGTCAAGGCTCTGGCTGCCTCCTGA
- the LOC113066048 gene encoding cytoplasmic protein NCK1-like isoform X3 has product MWPCLKCVGIGKVKRKTGMRETASNADSDLCPDNSERLYDLNLPALVKFSYTAEREDELSLVKGTRVIVMEKCSDGWWRGSYNGHSGWFPSNYVTEDADGSASNDSAGLSEKSAAVVHSVNGNRVLHTVQALYPFSSGNDEELNFEKGEVMDVVEKPENDPEWWKCRKADGQMGLVPKNYVTVLEESHNSASMVGPPTPDCDYIEPSSSGRFAGKQWYYGKVTRHQAEVALNQRGTEGDFLIRDSESSPNDFSISLKAQSKNKHFKVQMKDNLYCIGQRKFNSMEELVEHYKKAPIFTSDQGDKLYLVKALAAS; this is encoded by the exons ATGTGGCCGTGTCTGAAGTGTGTGG GGATCGGCAAGGTGAAACGGAAAACAGGCATGCGTGAAACAGCCTCCAACGCCGACTCTGACTTGTGTCCAGACAATAGTGAACGTCTGTATGACCTAAACCTTCCTGCGCTTGTCAAATTCAGCTACACGGCTGAGCGGGAAGATGAGTTGTCGTTGGTTAAGGGTACAAGGGTCATCGTTATGGAGAAGTGCAGTGATGGCTGGTGGAGGGGGAGCTACAATGGCCATTCGGGATGGTTCCCGTCCAACTACGTGACAGAGGATGCAGATGGATCGGCGAGCAACGACTCTGCCGGCTTGTCCGAGAAATCGGCTGCTGTTGTTCATAGTGTGAACGGCAACCGGGTGCTGCACACAGTACAGGCTCTCTACCCATTCAGCTCGGGCAACGATGAAGAGTTGAACTTTGAGAAGGGGGAGGTTATGGATGTTGTAGAGAAGCCAGAAAACGACCCAGAGTGGTGGAAGTGTCGCAAAGCCGATGGGCAGATGGGACTTGTGCCAAAGAACTACGTGACTGTTCTGGAGGAGTCGCACAACTCGGCCAGCATGGTCGGGCCGCCCACACCTGACTGTGACTACATTGAGCCTTCATCCAGTGGACGTTTTGCTGGCAAGCAGTGGTACTATGGGAAGGTGACGCGTCATCAGGCAGAGGTGGCACTCAACCAGAGGGGCACAGAGGGAGACTTTCTTATCCGGGACAGCGAGTCCTCA cCCAATGACTTTTCAATATCGCTGAAAGCTCAGTCCAAAAACAAGCATTTCAAAGTCCAAATGAAGGACAACCTGTACTGCATCGGACAACGCAAGTTTAACTCAATGGAGGAGTTGGTGGAACACTACAAAAAGGCACCCATCTTCACCAGCGATCAGGGTGACAAACTCTACCTGGTCAAGGCTCTGGCTGCCTCCTGA